Proteins encoded in a region of the Qipengyuania oceanensis genome:
- a CDS encoding MBL fold metallo-hydrolase — protein MLLEKIKTPGLSHLSYLIGSGGKAAVIDPRRDCECYVEMARAEGLEITHIFETHRNEDLVSGAPILRELTGARVLHGPNPAGTVEYAETAREGDEFEIGQLKIRVLETPGHTDDHLAFVLHDTGYPDGPVGVFTGDALFVGDVGRTDFYPERKREVAGLLYDSLQKILALGDQVILYPAHGAGSVCGSGMAEREFSTLGHERANNPRLQFESRDAFINFKVEENHYQPPYFRLMERLNLEGGEAAPRVMRPKRLSLPELGDTDVDHLVDVREPLAFASGHLPGSMNLPVGMISAFAGWFIREGERVALIASDEDQLEAAMTHLVRIALDNIKGGYVGVVPAAAQGKSMRTIPMIGTEEVERRLEAGKDGWTLLDVRDADERAQNAIEGSEHIYVGELNDRYHDLDPAQHYTLMCASGMRATVAVGWLASRGFEKLDVYLGSMGAWKADHD, from the coding sequence ATGCTGCTCGAAAAAATAAAGACACCCGGCCTGTCCCACCTTTCCTACCTGATTGGTTCGGGCGGCAAGGCGGCCGTCATCGATCCGCGCCGCGACTGCGAGTGCTATGTCGAAATGGCACGCGCCGAGGGTCTGGAGATCACCCATATCTTCGAAACCCATCGCAACGAGGATCTAGTGTCCGGGGCTCCCATCCTGAGAGAATTGACCGGCGCGCGCGTCCTGCACGGTCCAAATCCTGCAGGCACAGTCGAATATGCAGAAACGGCGCGCGAGGGCGACGAATTCGAGATAGGCCAGCTCAAAATCCGAGTGCTCGAAACGCCCGGGCACACGGACGATCATCTTGCTTTCGTTCTCCACGACACTGGCTATCCCGATGGGCCAGTCGGGGTGTTTACGGGAGACGCTCTGTTCGTCGGCGACGTCGGCCGCACGGACTTTTATCCCGAACGAAAGCGCGAGGTCGCAGGCCTTCTATACGATTCCCTGCAGAAGATATTGGCACTCGGGGATCAGGTCATCCTCTATCCGGCACATGGCGCGGGGTCTGTGTGCGGATCGGGAATGGCGGAACGCGAGTTCTCGACCCTCGGCCACGAACGCGCGAACAATCCACGCCTTCAATTCGAAAGTCGCGATGCCTTCATCAACTTCAAGGTGGAGGAAAACCATTACCAGCCGCCCTATTTCCGGCTGATGGAGCGCCTCAATCTCGAAGGCGGCGAAGCTGCGCCTCGTGTGATGCGACCCAAGCGGCTGTCGCTGCCCGAGTTGGGCGACACCGACGTCGACCACCTGGTGGATGTGCGCGAGCCCCTTGCCTTTGCGTCAGGGCATCTTCCCGGTTCCATGAACCTACCAGTTGGCATGATCTCGGCATTCGCGGGATGGTTCATTCGCGAGGGCGAGAGGGTCGCTCTTATCGCTTCCGATGAAGACCAGCTCGAAGCTGCCATGACGCATCTCGTGCGGATCGCACTCGACAATATCAAAGGCGGTTATGTCGGTGTCGTGCCTGCAGCTGCGCAAGGCAAGTCTATGCGGACTATCCCGATGATTGGAACCGAGGAAGTCGAGCGTCGTCTGGAAGCCGGCAAAGATGGCTGGACGCTGCTCGATGTGAGGGATGCGGACGAACGCGCGCAAAACGCGATCGAGGGTTCCGAGCATATCTACGTAGGCGAACTGAATGACCGTTATCACGACCTCGATCCGGCGCAGCACTACACGTTAATGTGCGCCAGCGGAATGCGGGCCACGGTCGCTGTCGGCTGGCTTGCGAGCCGCGGCTTCGAAAAGCTGGATGTCTATCTAGGCTCGATGGGCGCTTGGAAGGCGGACCATGACTGA
- a CDS encoding peroxiredoxin, with protein MSLHIGDTAPDFTVDTQNGEISLHDWAGDSWVFFFSHPADFTPVCTTEMGRTAQLASEFDKRNVKPLGLSTDTAEEHVKWIEDVNDTQNTNLVFPIVADADLKIAKLYDMIHPDQSETAAVRSVFIIDPDKKIRLTMTYPMSVGRNFDEILRAINALQFSDKHGVATPADWREGKDAIIPPSVSDEDAKARFPQGFTTLRPYLRTVKID; from the coding sequence ATGAGCCTTCACATCGGTGACACCGCCCCCGACTTCACCGTCGACACCCAGAATGGCGAGATCAGCCTGCACGACTGGGCTGGCGATAGCTGGGTGTTCTTCTTCAGCCACCCGGCCGACTTCACTCCCGTCTGCACTACAGAGATGGGCCGCACCGCGCAGCTCGCCAGCGAGTTCGACAAGCGCAATGTGAAGCCACTTGGCCTCTCGACCGACACTGCCGAAGAACACGTTAAGTGGATCGAAGACGTCAACGACACCCAGAACACCAACCTCGTATTCCCGATCGTCGCTGATGCCGATCTCAAGATCGCGAAGCTTTATGACATGATCCATCCGGATCAGAGCGAGACGGCGGCTGTGCGGTCGGTATTCATCATCGATCCGGACAAGAAGATCCGGCTCACCATGACGTATCCCATGAGCGTGGGACGAAACTTCGACGAGATCCTGCGCGCGATCAATGCGCTCCAGTTCAGCGACAAGCATGGCGTGGCAACGCCCGCTGATTGGCGCGAAGGCAAGGATGCGATCATTCCACCGTCGGTTTCCGACGAGGATGCAAAAGCGCGTTTCCCGCAGGGTTTCACCACGCTTCGTCCCTACCTGCGCACAGTGAAAATCGATTGA
- a CDS encoding DUF2474 domain-containing protein, translating into MDEPQDRPLWQRLGWMFVIWLASITVLGLVASIIRFWLKA; encoded by the coding sequence ATGGACGAGCCGCAGGATCGCCCGCTTTGGCAGCGGCTCGGTTGGATGTTCGTGATCTGGCTTGCGAGCATAACCGTGCTGGGTCTCGTAGCCTCGATCATCAGGTTCTGGCTGAAAGCGTAA
- the cydB gene encoding cytochrome d ubiquinol oxidase subunit II gives MDVNVDLTTIWAFIIAFAVFAYVVMDGFDLGIGILFPTFEVGPERDRAMNSIAPVWDGNETWLVLGGGGLFAAFPLAYAVILPATYPLIIAMLLGLVFRGVAFEYRWRDPGHRRYWDAAFTGGSLVAAMAQGMTLGALLQGIEVVDRSYAGSWFDWLTPYTLLTGLGTVAGYALLGATWLVWKLDGESQHHARKLGKRAAWATLVLMGGVSLYNVFLNAEYAERWLTAPEIYFAAPVPILTLVIAVMLLRALSVDRHSKPFWLSLALFFFGMAGLGVTMWPYVVPPGLTIWDAAAPERSQIFMLVGVAITMPLIIAYTAWAYWVFRGKVADEGYH, from the coding sequence ATGGACGTTAACGTGGACTTGACGACGATCTGGGCATTTATCATTGCCTTCGCTGTATTCGCCTATGTCGTCATGGACGGGTTCGACCTTGGTATTGGGATCCTGTTTCCCACCTTTGAGGTCGGCCCCGAACGCGACCGGGCGATGAACTCCATTGCGCCGGTATGGGATGGAAACGAGACTTGGCTCGTGCTGGGCGGCGGAGGGTTGTTCGCAGCCTTCCCGCTCGCCTATGCGGTCATCCTGCCCGCTACCTACCCGCTCATCATCGCCATGCTGCTGGGGCTGGTGTTTCGGGGGGTCGCGTTCGAGTATCGCTGGCGCGATCCGGGGCATCGTCGATACTGGGACGCGGCTTTCACCGGCGGCTCGCTGGTCGCGGCGATGGCGCAGGGCATGACGCTGGGTGCACTTCTTCAAGGCATCGAAGTCGTAGATCGATCCTATGCGGGCAGCTGGTTCGACTGGCTCACGCCCTACACACTACTGACCGGCCTGGGGACGGTTGCCGGCTACGCTCTGCTTGGCGCGACCTGGTTGGTGTGGAAGCTGGACGGGGAGAGTCAGCATCACGCCCGAAAGCTGGGCAAGCGGGCGGCATGGGCAACGCTGGTGCTGATGGGAGGCGTTAGCCTCTACAATGTGTTCCTGAACGCCGAATATGCCGAGCGCTGGTTGACTGCGCCGGAGATCTACTTCGCCGCGCCGGTCCCGATCCTCACGTTGGTGATTGCCGTGATGCTGCTGAGAGCTCTTTCGGTCGACCGGCACAGCAAGCCGTTCTGGCTGAGCCTTGCGCTGTTTTTCTTTGGCATGGCCGGCCTCGGCGTCACCATGTGGCCCTATGTCGTTCCGCCGGGCCTCACGATTTGGGACGCCGCCGCACCCGAACGCAGCCAGATCTTCATGCTGGTTGGCGTCGCGATCACCATGCCGCTCATCATCGCCTACACCGCCTGGGCCTACTGGGTGTTCCGCGGCAAGGTGGCGGACGAGGGATATCACTGA
- a CDS encoding cytochrome ubiquinol oxidase subunit I — MFEQLDALLLARIQFAFTVSFHFIFPAFSIGLASYLAVLEGLWLKTGKPIYLDLFKYWLKIFAIAFAMGVVSGIVMSYQFGTNWSVFSDIAGPVIGPLMAYEVLTAFFLEAGFLGVMLFGMNKVGKKLHFAATLMVAIGTFISAFWILSVNSWMQTPVGYEIGANGQYLPGESWWDIVFNPSFPYRLVHTVIAAYLTTAFVVGGVGAWHLLKDKANLHARKMFSMAMWMAAIVAPIQIFAGDLHGLNTLEHQPQKVMAMEGHFESHPDGAPLILFGIPNSEEKRVDYAIEIPKASSLILKHDLNAPLAGLDTIPDDEEPPVGIVFWSFRIMVGIGFAMLGIGAWSLVARFRKKLYEWPMLHRAALVMAPSGFVAVIAGWITTEVGRQPYVIYNLLRTADAASPLDAPAVAASLLAFVVVYFAVFGAGVWYILHLMHKPPHAGEYGVKRGDTGPIRTAGITPGPSQNPGDPDPLPSNHEEATDGR; from the coding sequence ATGTTCGAACAGCTAGACGCCCTTCTGCTTGCCCGCATCCAGTTCGCCTTCACGGTGAGCTTTCACTTCATCTTTCCGGCCTTCTCCATCGGCCTCGCAAGCTATCTTGCAGTGCTCGAAGGGCTCTGGCTTAAGACCGGGAAACCGATCTATCTCGACCTGTTCAAATACTGGCTGAAGATCTTCGCCATTGCCTTCGCGATGGGCGTCGTTTCGGGCATCGTGATGTCCTACCAGTTCGGCACGAATTGGTCGGTCTTCTCCGATATTGCGGGGCCGGTTATCGGCCCGCTGATGGCCTACGAGGTGCTGACCGCGTTCTTCCTCGAGGCCGGGTTCCTCGGCGTCATGCTCTTCGGCATGAACAAAGTCGGCAAGAAGTTGCACTTCGCAGCCACTCTCATGGTGGCAATCGGCACCTTCATCAGCGCCTTCTGGATCCTCTCGGTGAACAGCTGGATGCAAACCCCCGTGGGTTATGAAATCGGGGCGAACGGACAATACCTGCCTGGCGAAAGCTGGTGGGACATCGTCTTCAACCCGAGCTTCCCCTATCGTTTGGTTCACACGGTCATCGCGGCCTACCTCACTACGGCCTTCGTGGTCGGCGGGGTTGGCGCATGGCATCTGTTGAAGGACAAAGCCAACCTCCACGCTCGCAAGATGTTCTCGATGGCGATGTGGATGGCGGCCATCGTTGCGCCGATCCAGATCTTTGCAGGTGACTTGCACGGACTGAACACGCTCGAACACCAGCCACAGAAGGTCATGGCGATGGAAGGCCACTTCGAGAGCCATCCGGATGGTGCGCCGCTGATCCTGTTCGGCATTCCGAACAGCGAGGAGAAGCGTGTCGACTACGCGATCGAGATTCCCAAGGCATCGTCGCTGATCCTGAAACATGATCTGAATGCGCCGCTCGCCGGTCTGGACACGATCCCGGACGACGAGGAACCGCCGGTCGGCATCGTCTTCTGGTCATTCCGGATAATGGTCGGGATCGGCTTTGCCATGCTTGGTATCGGAGCATGGAGCTTGGTCGCTCGCTTCCGCAAGAAACTCTACGAATGGCCAATGCTCCATCGCGCAGCCTTGGTCATGGCTCCCAGCGGTTTCGTTGCGGTCATCGCCGGCTGGATCACGACGGAGGTCGGCCGGCAACCGTATGTGATCTACAATCTCCTGCGCACGGCAGATGCTGCGAGTCCGCTGGATGCTCCTGCTGTCGCCGCGTCATTGCTTGCTTTCGTGGTGGTCTACTTTGCAGTCTTCGGCGCGGGCGTCTGGTATATCCTGCACCTGATGCACAAACCGCCGCACGCAGGCGAATACGGCGTCAAGCGCGGGGACACCGGACCGATCCGGACCGCGGGCATCACGCCCGGCCCGTCACAGAACCCGGGCGATCCCGACCCACTGCCGAGTAATCACGAGGAGGCGACCGATGGACGTTAA
- a CDS encoding helix-turn-helix domain-containing protein, which produces MPAIHDKDTRCRKIEALIASGKGVCESCREIGISEKTFYRWRKARAEKQHG; this is translated from the coding sequence ATGCCTGCCATTCATGACAAGGACACCCGCTGCCGCAAGATCGAAGCTCTGATCGCATCCGGAAAGGGTGTTTGCGAGAGTTGCCGCGAGATCGGGATTTCCGAAAAGACTTTTTACCGCTGGCGCAAGGCACGCGCCGAAAAGCAACACGGATAA
- a CDS encoding SulP family inorganic anion transporter yields MSDSNPGSAGQPSGLPRRHKPGLLAQYLPILEWGRTYNGSVLTNDLVAAIIVTIMLIPQSLAYALLAGLPPVVGLYASILPLVAYAIFGTSRTLAVGPVAVVSLMTASAAGAVAAQGTELYLEAAITLAALSGVMLAVLGFLRMGFLANLLSHPVISGFITASGILIATSQVKHILGVSAGGDNWPEMLGGLAAAIDAINPWTLAVGIPATLFLFWVRKGLKPSLVKLGLTPRAADIAAKAGPVIAVVATILAAVGLDLEDRGVNLVGAIPQGLPPFALPSTDLGLIGQLWVPALLISIIGFVESVSVAQTLAAKRRQRIAPNQELIGLGASNIASAFSGGYPVTGGFARSVVNFDAGAETPAAGAYTAVGIALAGLFLTPLLYSLPIATLAATIIVAVLSLVDLKTPGQLWNYSKADFAAHMATIAITLLAGVELGVIAGVGVGLLLYLWRASRPHAAIVGRVPETEHFRNVDRHRVFTVPHVLSIRIDESLTYLNARWLEEYVLEEIADRPDVRHVILMCSAVNEIDASGLESLEAINHRLIDAGIGLHLSEVKGPVMDRLKRTHFVDELNGQVFMSQNRAFRELATNGGPPAEPIPDAARGMI; encoded by the coding sequence ATGAGCGACAGCAACCCAGGGTCAGCTGGGCAGCCGTCCGGCTTGCCGCGAAGGCACAAGCCCGGGCTGCTGGCGCAATATCTCCCGATCCTCGAGTGGGGCCGGACATACAACGGATCGGTCCTGACGAACGATCTCGTCGCGGCGATCATCGTGACGATCATGCTGATCCCGCAGAGCCTCGCCTATGCGCTGCTTGCCGGCCTGCCACCTGTCGTGGGCCTTTACGCATCGATCCTGCCGCTGGTCGCCTACGCGATCTTCGGCACCAGCCGCACGCTTGCCGTGGGGCCGGTGGCGGTCGTGTCCTTGATGACGGCGAGCGCTGCCGGAGCCGTCGCGGCGCAGGGGACTGAACTTTATCTTGAGGCGGCAATCACCCTCGCCGCCTTGTCCGGTGTGATGCTGGCCGTGCTCGGATTCCTGCGAATGGGCTTTCTCGCCAACCTCCTGTCACATCCGGTCATTAGCGGGTTCATCACTGCCAGCGGCATCCTGATAGCGACGAGCCAGGTGAAGCACATCCTCGGCGTTTCGGCGGGCGGCGACAACTGGCCCGAAATGCTCGGCGGGCTTGCCGCCGCGATTGACGCGATCAACCCGTGGACCCTCGCCGTTGGCATTCCGGCCACGTTGTTCCTTTTCTGGGTTCGCAAGGGCTTGAAACCATCACTGGTGAAGCTGGGCCTTACTCCGCGCGCCGCCGACATCGCGGCCAAGGCAGGGCCGGTAATTGCCGTGGTCGCTACGATCCTCGCCGCCGTCGGTCTCGATCTCGAGGATCGCGGCGTCAATCTCGTCGGCGCTATCCCGCAGGGCCTGCCGCCTTTCGCCCTGCCATCCACCGATCTCGGCTTAATCGGGCAGTTGTGGGTTCCGGCCCTGCTCATCTCGATCATCGGCTTCGTCGAGAGCGTATCGGTCGCGCAGACACTGGCTGCCAAGCGCAGGCAGAGGATCGCACCTAACCAGGAGCTTATCGGTCTGGGTGCTTCGAACATCGCCAGTGCCTTTTCGGGGGGCTACCCCGTCACTGGTGGATTTGCCCGCTCGGTTGTCAACTTTGACGCCGGGGCGGAAACGCCTGCGGCAGGGGCCTACACCGCCGTCGGCATAGCGCTGGCGGGCCTGTTCCTGACGCCGCTGCTCTACAGCCTGCCCATCGCAACGCTGGCGGCCACGATCATCGTCGCGGTCCTGAGCCTCGTCGATCTCAAGACGCCAGGGCAGCTGTGGAATTATTCCAAGGCCGACTTCGCCGCCCACATGGCGACGATCGCCATTACCCTTCTTGCGGGCGTCGAACTGGGTGTGATCGCAGGGGTCGGCGTCGGCTTGCTCCTCTACTTATGGCGGGCGAGCAGACCGCATGCCGCCATCGTAGGCCGTGTCCCCGAGACCGAGCACTTCCGCAATGTCGACCGCCACCGGGTCTTCACCGTCCCGCACGTTCTTTCGATCCGGATCGACGAAAGCCTGACCTATCTCAATGCGCGGTGGCTCGAGGAATATGTGCTCGAGGAGATCGCCGACCGCCCCGATGTGCGTCACGTGATCCTGATGTGTAGTGCGGTTAACGAAATCGACGCCTCCGGCCTCGAAAGCCTCGAAGCGATCAATCACCGCTTGATCGACGCGGGGATCGGCCTTCACCTTTCCGAAGTGAAAGGTCCGGTCATGGACCGCCTGAAGCGAACCCATTTTGTGGACGAGCTGAACGGGCAGGTCTTCATGTCGCAGAACCGCGCGTTCCGGGAATTGGCGACAAACGGCGGACCACCAGCTGAACCAATCCCCGATGCTGCGAGGGGCATGATCTGA
- a CDS encoding NAD(P)/FAD-dependent oxidoreductase codes for MAQGLNHEVVIIGGGSAGIATASSMLKRRPSLDIAIVEPSEDHYYQPGWTMVGGGVFEVSATRRTTASVMPKQAIWLKTAAASFQPENNQVTLSDGTTITYRILIVAPGIRLAWEKIDGLEETLGKNGVTSNYRYDLAPYTWELVRNLKSGRAIFSQPPMPIKCAGAPQKAMYLSCDAWLERGVLDDIDVEFRNSGGVLFGVKEYVPALMEYVDKYGIDLKLNQTLVAVDGPGKKAVFKSEAAEETVDFDMLHAVPPQVAPQFVADSPLANADSGFVDVDKFTLQHVCYPNVFGIGDAGSTPNAKTMAAARKQAPIVAVNALAQLDAKQPVADYDGYGSCPLTVERGKIVLAEFGYDGKLLPSFPKWVIDGTKPRKLSWLLKSEALPWIYWNGMLKGHEWLAKPHMKQAA; via the coding sequence ATGGCCCAAGGCCTAAATCATGAAGTCGTCATCATCGGCGGAGGGTCAGCAGGCATTGCGACTGCATCCTCCATGCTGAAGCGGCGCCCGTCACTCGATATCGCGATCGTTGAGCCGAGCGAGGATCATTATTATCAACCTGGGTGGACCATGGTCGGTGGCGGTGTCTTCGAAGTGTCAGCGACCAGGCGCACCACAGCGAGCGTAATGCCGAAACAGGCGATCTGGTTGAAAACGGCCGCCGCGTCGTTTCAGCCAGAAAACAATCAGGTCACGCTCAGCGATGGCACGACCATCACCTACCGGATCCTGATCGTCGCGCCGGGCATCCGGCTCGCGTGGGAAAAGATCGACGGGCTGGAAGAGACGCTCGGCAAGAACGGCGTCACCTCCAATTATCGCTACGATCTGGCACCCTACACGTGGGAGCTCGTGCGCAACCTGAAATCGGGGCGCGCGATCTTCAGCCAGCCGCCCATGCCCATCAAGTGTGCAGGTGCGCCGCAGAAGGCGATGTATCTGTCATGCGATGCATGGCTGGAGCGTGGGGTTCTCGACGACATCGACGTCGAGTTCCGCAATTCCGGCGGCGTCCTGTTCGGGGTGAAGGAATACGTCCCGGCGCTGATGGAATATGTCGACAAATACGGGATCGACCTCAAGCTCAACCAGACGCTTGTCGCGGTCGATGGCCCCGGCAAGAAGGCGGTCTTCAAGAGCGAAGCTGCTGAAGAAACAGTCGACTTCGACATGCTCCATGCGGTCCCGCCGCAGGTTGCCCCGCAGTTCGTTGCCGACAGCCCTCTCGCCAATGCCGACAGCGGCTTTGTCGATGTCGACAAGTTCACGCTCCAGCACGTTTGTTATCCCAACGTTTTCGGGATCGGCGACGCTGGATCTACTCCCAATGCCAAAACGATGGCTGCCGCGCGCAAGCAGGCACCGATCGTCGCGGTCAACGCGCTCGCCCAGCTCGATGCAAAGCAGCCGGTGGCCGATTACGATGGCTACGGCTCCTGCCCGCTGACCGTCGAACGCGGAAAGATCGTGCTCGCCGAATTCGGCTATGACGGAAAGCTGCTGCCGAGTTTTCCGAAATGGGTGATCGATGGCACAAAGCCGCGCAAGCTGAGCTGGCTACTCAAGTCGGAGGCGCTGCCCTGGATTTACTGGAACGGCATGCTGAAGGGCCATGAGTGGCTCGCCAAGCCGCATATGAAACAGGCTGCCTGA
- a CDS encoding TIGR01244 family sulfur transferase: MKLAHVSDAFAVSPQLEPNDMRGLADAGFSTVICNRPDDEELSQPTVASMREAAEAAGLAFHHIPVSGGEFPPVAIKAFAKVREEADGKVLAFCRTGTRSITLDALANIEHESAAERINRAKIAGYDLSGLRDRLGE; this comes from the coding sequence ATGAAGCTCGCACATGTAAGCGACGCCTTCGCCGTCTCCCCTCAGCTTGAGCCGAACGACATGCGCGGGCTTGCCGACGCGGGATTTAGCACGGTGATCTGCAACAGGCCGGATGACGAAGAGCTGAGCCAGCCCACCGTCGCATCGATGCGCGAGGCTGCCGAAGCGGCTGGGTTAGCCTTCCATCATATTCCGGTCTCAGGAGGCGAGTTTCCGCCGGTTGCGATCAAGGCCTTTGCCAAGGTCCGTGAAGAAGCGGACGGCAAGGTGCTTGCCTTCTGCCGGACCGGCACACGCTCCATCACGCTCGATGCACTCGCCAATATCGAGCACGAATCCGCCGCCGAGCGCATCAATCGCGCCAAGATAGCGGGCTACGATCTGTCGGGCTTGCGCGACCGGCTTGGCGAATAA
- a CDS encoding DUF6691 family protein — protein sequence MRTALASIVSGVLFGAGLALGGMTDPARVRGFLDIFGDWDPTLAFVMGGAVIVMAIAWRIVPRLAEPIFAGEFHLPTKSDLTPRLIGGAALFGIGWGIAGLCPGPGIAALVIEPAAAAIFVVAMLAGMAVVRLFEGASS from the coding sequence ATGCGTACCGCTCTTGCCTCGATCGTATCCGGAGTCCTTTTCGGCGCTGGGCTTGCCCTTGGCGGCATGACTGACCCAGCCCGCGTGCGCGGCTTTCTCGACATCTTCGGTGACTGGGACCCCACGCTCGCCTTCGTGATGGGCGGAGCGGTCATCGTCATGGCCATCGCGTGGCGGATCGTGCCGCGCCTGGCCGAACCAATCTTCGCTGGCGAGTTTCATCTGCCGACCAAATCCGATCTCACCCCCCGCCTTATCGGCGGAGCAGCCCTGTTTGGAATCGGCTGGGGAATTGCGGGGCTGTGTCCGGGACCCGGGATTGCTGCTCTCGTGATCGAACCTGCAGCGGCCGCGATATTCGTCGTCGCCATGCTCGCCGGCATGGCTGTTGTCCGGCTTTTCGAAGGGGCATCATCATGA
- a CDS encoding YeeE/YedE family protein: MTLPGFPEAAPLAGLAGGVLIGLAAAVMLLGLGRIAGVSGLAAKAVGLGGSGIARSGAWMFVIGLPLGALIVVLASGGLEASFASPVTLAIAGLVVGIGTRVGSGCTSGHGVCGVSRLSGRSIVATLTFMATGIATVAIMNALGLEVL; the protein is encoded by the coding sequence ATGACGCTCCCCGGCTTCCCTGAAGCCGCGCCGCTTGCCGGCCTGGCGGGCGGCGTATTGATCGGCCTTGCTGCGGCGGTCATGCTGCTCGGCCTTGGCAGGATCGCTGGCGTTTCCGGGCTTGCCGCGAAGGCCGTCGGGCTTGGCGGTAGCGGCATAGCCAGGAGCGGCGCATGGATGTTTGTGATCGGATTGCCGCTGGGTGCACTCATCGTTGTGCTGGCATCGGGCGGGCTCGAAGCCAGCTTCGCCAGCCCCGTAACGCTCGCGATAGCTGGACTGGTCGTCGGCATCGGAACGCGCGTCGGCAGCGGGTGCACGAGTGGGCACGGGGTTTGCGGTGTTAGTCGTCTATCGGGCCGCTCGATTGTAGCCACGCTGACTTTCATGGCGACTGGTATTGCGACAGTCGCGATCATGAACGCGCTCGGGCTGGAGGTGTTGTAA
- a CDS encoding MBL fold metallo-hydrolase → MAEDQNLNSAAAQIERAQADKCLRPSIAGFFDEATNTVSYVVHDPKTDEAAIIDSVLDFEAASGRTSNGSADRIIEYITSNNLKVKWLIETHAHADHISAAPYLQERLGGKLAIGRDIIRVQEVFGKLFNAGTDFERDGSQFDKLFEDGETFKVGELEGIALHVPGHTPADMAFIIGDAAFVGDTIFMPDFGTARADFPGGDAHQLYRSIRRLLSLPDETRLFLCHDYKAPGRDEYAWETTVKQQREENVHVKDGVSEDDFVEMRTTRDKTLAMPNLIMPSVQVNIRGGRLPDPEDNGVSYIKIPVNAV, encoded by the coding sequence ATGGCTGAAGATCAAAACCTCAACAGCGCCGCCGCCCAGATCGAGCGCGCACAGGCCGATAAGTGCCTCCGCCCCTCTATCGCGGGCTTTTTTGACGAGGCGACGAATACGGTTTCGTATGTCGTACACGATCCCAAGACGGACGAAGCGGCCATTATCGACTCGGTTCTGGACTTCGAAGCGGCGTCCGGTCGGACTTCTAACGGCTCGGCCGACCGCATTATCGAGTATATCACTTCTAATAATCTTAAAGTGAAATGGCTGATTGAGACGCACGCGCATGCCGATCACATTTCAGCTGCCCCCTATCTGCAGGAACGCCTCGGCGGAAAGCTGGCTATCGGACGCGACATCATTCGCGTGCAAGAGGTATTCGGTAAGCTCTTCAATGCCGGCACCGATTTCGAACGCGACGGATCGCAGTTCGACAAGCTGTTCGAGGATGGTGAGACCTTCAAGGTCGGCGAGCTTGAAGGCATCGCCCTTCATGTTCCTGGCCACACGCCTGCTGACATGGCCTTCATCATCGGTGATGCGGCCTTTGTCGGCGACACGATCTTCATGCCCGACTTTGGCACGGCGCGGGCGGACTTTCCCGGAGGCGACGCGCACCAGCTCTATCGGTCCATTCGCCGACTGCTGTCGCTTCCGGACGAAACCCGCCTGTTTCTCTGCCACGATTACAAGGCACCGGGCCGCGACGAATACGCTTGGGAAACCACCGTCAAGCAACAGCGTGAGGAGAACGTGCATGTGAAGGACGGGGTGAGCGAGGACGACTTCGTCGAAATGAGGACGACCCGCGACAAGACGCTCGCCATGCCGAACCTGATCATGCCGTCGGTGCAGGTCAATATCCGAGGCGGTCGTTTGCCTGACCCCGAAGACAACGGCGTCAGTTACATCAAGATTCCGGTAAATGCCGTATGA